One window of Sardina pilchardus chromosome 2, fSarPil1.1, whole genome shotgun sequence genomic DNA carries:
- the LOC134100923 gene encoding probable G-protein coupled receptor 141, translated as MNDTNTTDVLPDPFRYTLLTMYTVILVVGVGSIALMIDTLKSSGRSVTTMAVFNLIAAHTLFLLTVPFRLYFYVCRHWDLGTWFCKLISAMIHAHIYIVFIFYLIILVVRFITFFSRRDRLEFYRRVHALAASVAIWVVILVVIFPVTIVEYGSEGRNSTGQCFDYGNALRDEGAAIINYLLCAVLLLVTAVLLAVQLWILGTMYKKYGNTALSRQEFWAQVKSLFFVMVILVCFAPYHAFRIYYVTIMYMEPDSPLQLLQWRNEIFLAVTAFSCWDMLIFVNTKRWSSIQSRCAICR; from the exons ATGAA TGACACAAACACCACAGATGTTCTGCCAGATCCGTTCAGGTACACCTTACTGACTATGTACACAGTGATCTTAGTGGTCGGCGTCGGCAGCATTGCGCTCATGATCGACACGCTGAAGTCCAGCGGGCGATCGGTCACCACCATGGCCGTGTTCAACTTGATCGCCGCGCACACGCTGTTCCTGCTGACCGTGCCCTTCCGCCTCTACTTCTACGTCTGCCGCCACTGGGACCTGGGCACCTGGTTCTGCAAGCTGATCAGCGCCATGATCCACGCGCACATCTACATCGTCTTCATCTTCTACCTCATCATCCTGGTGGTGCGCTTCATCACCTTCTTCAGCCGCAGGGACCGACTGGAGTTCTACAGACGAGTCCACGCGCTGGCGGCCAGCGTGGCCATATGGGTGGTCATCCTGGTGGTCATCTTCCCGGTGACTATAGTGGAGTACGGCTCGGAGGGCAGAAACTCCACAGGCCAGTGCTTCGACTATGGCAATGCTTTGCGCGACGAGGGAGCCGCCATCATCAATTACCTTCTCTGTgccgtgctgctgctggtgactGCAGTGCTCCTGGCTGTCCAGCTGTGGATACTGGGGACCATGTACAAGAAGTACGGCAACACAGCACTGAGTCGCCAGGAGTTCTGGGCTCAGGTGAAAAGTCTGTTCTTTGTGATGGTGATATTAGTTTGCTTTGCCCCTTACCATGCTTTCCGGATCTATTACGTGACCATTATGTACATGGAACCTGATTCCCCTCTGCAGCTTCTGCAGTGGAGAAACGAGATTTTTCTGGCTGTGACGGCCTTCAGCTGTTGGGACATGCTCATTTTCGTCAACACAAAGCGCTGGAGCAGCATTCAGTCTCGATGTGCTATTTGTCGGTAG